A genomic stretch from Peptococcaceae bacterium includes:
- a CDS encoding acetyltransferase — protein MLGTGGNCIDILDALYEINILYGPKYECIGFLDDNPDKWGKLLHGVRILGPLEIAHEMNDCVFVNGIGSPQNYLNKRKIIGKTRISLDRFETIIHPAASISKMTKLGTGVVVFQNVSITSNVVIGNHVIILPNTVISHDDVIGDYTCIAAGVCVSGGVHVGESCYLGSNSTIVGNISIGNNVMVGMGSVVLNDIPECCVVAGNPARIIRQVKAIDE, from the coding sequence ATCCTAGGCACGGGTGGTAATTGTATCGATATTTTAGATGCACTGTATGAAATTAATATATTATATGGACCTAAATACGAATGTATTGGTTTTCTTGATGATAATCCTGATAAGTGGGGTAAACTGCTACACGGCGTGAGAATTCTCGGACCATTGGAAATAGCTCATGAAATGAACGACTGTGTTTTTGTTAACGGGATTGGAAGCCCACAGAATTATTTAAATAAAAGGAAAATTATAGGTAAAACTCGTATTTCCTTAGACAGATTTGAAACAATAATCCACCCGGCAGCATCTATATCAAAAATGACAAAATTGGGAACTGGTGTAGTAGTATTTCAAAATGTAAGTATTACATCAAATGTGGTGATTGGTAACCATGTGATAATTCTTCCCAATACTGTAATAAGTCATGATGACGTAATAGGTGATTATACTTGCATTGCTGCGGGTGTCTGTGTTTCAGGAGGAGTTCATGTAGGAGAGTCGTGTTATCTTGGTTCTAATAGTACGATTGTCGGAAATATTTCTATAGGTAATAATGTTATGGTGGGTATGGGAAGTGTTGTTCTTAATGATATACCTGAATGTTGTGTAGTTGCAGGGAATCCTGCAAGGATTATTAGACAAGTTAAAGCTATTGATGAATAA
- a CDS encoding class I SAM-dependent methyltransferase, translated as MYWAKILGVDRLNEGNRIRILSTDYVVQNAILRQIKIYSDNQAQTKNAFAFKWGKRKSYDSKVVLDAHKAWLIQRYLKGDENLLNDYLFDGAKFLDAGCGSGFSTLLLFEKYINKINYLGVDISEAIDIAASVFEKKGLKGEFLQADLMNLPFEGPTFDIIFSEGVLHHTNSTEKSFKYLASLLLSGGRFMFYVYKKKAPVREFCDDHIREYIKNMNNEEAWQALMPLTMLGKTLGELKVEINVPEDVPYLGIPAGKIDLQRLFYWYIFKAYYRPEWNLEEMNHVNFDWYRPLNCHRHTPEEIKNWCEEAGLSIEHMDIEDSGITIVSRKNE; from the coding sequence GTGTACTGGGCAAAGATTCTTGGGGTGGATAGATTAAATGAGGGAAACAGAATTAGGATTCTTTCCACTGATTATGTAGTACAAAATGCGATATTACGACAAATAAAAATATACTCTGATAACCAGGCTCAAACTAAAAACGCCTTTGCTTTTAAATGGGGAAAAAGGAAGTCATATGATTCTAAGGTGGTTCTAGACGCTCATAAGGCATGGCTTATCCAAAGATATTTAAAGGGAGACGAAAACCTCCTTAATGATTATCTATTTGATGGAGCTAAGTTTTTAGATGCAGGTTGCGGTTCCGGGTTTTCGACTTTACTACTTTTTGAAAAATACATTAATAAAATTAACTATTTAGGAGTGGACATATCAGAGGCAATAGATATTGCCGCTTCAGTTTTCGAAAAAAAGGGGCTTAAAGGGGAGTTTTTGCAGGCTGATCTTATGAATCTGCCATTTGAAGGTCCTACTTTTGATATCATCTTTTCCGAAGGAGTATTACATCATACTAATTCAACAGAAAAGTCGTTTAAATATTTGGCCTCGTTATTATTATCCGGCGGAAGGTTTATGTTTTATGTTTATAAAAAGAAAGCTCCTGTTCGTGAATTTTGTGACGATCATATAAGGGAATATATAAAGAATATGAATAATGAAGAAGCGTGGCAAGCCCTGATGCCCTTAACAATGCTTGGAAAAACTTTAGGTGAATTAAAAGTTGAGATTAATGTACCCGAGGATGTGCCATATCTTGGTATTCCGGCAGGAAAAATTGATTTACAACGGCTATTTTACTGGTATATTTTTAAAGCATATTATAGACCTGAATGGAATCTTGAAGAAATGAACCATGTTAATTTCGACTGGTATAGACCTTTAAATTGTCATAGACATACACCCGAGGAAATAAAGAACTGGTGTGAAGAAGCCGGATTGTCAATAGAACATATGGATATAGAGGATTCCGGAATAACTATTGTTTCAAGGAAAAATGAATGA